From Miscanthus floridulus cultivar M001 chromosome 15, ASM1932011v1, whole genome shotgun sequence, the proteins below share one genomic window:
- the LOC136507809 gene encoding LIMR family protein Os06g0128200-like, whose product MGDFNVALVIVAAVVSVLVLLVSVYLLVNYQHPDDANQAYFPKLVVVLGLTVAVLSILMLPADVANRQACRKAVHNGACNLTLPMKTLWLVVYIVDAVFVFLVIPFAMFYYEGDQDK is encoded by the coding sequence GTGGCGCTGGTGATTGTGGCGGCGGTGGTGAGCGTGCTGGTGCTGCTCGTCAGCGTCTACCTGCTCGTCAACTACCAGCACCCCGACGACGCCAACCAGGCCTACTTCCCCAAGCTCGTCGTCGTGCTCGGCCTCACCGTCGCCGTCCTCTCCATCCTCATGCTCCCTGCCGACGTCGCCAACCGCCAGGCCTGCCGCAAGGCCGTCCACAACGGGGCTTGCAACCTCACGCTCCCCATGAAGACGCTCTGGCTCGTCGTCTACATCGTCGACGCAGTCTTCGTCTTCCTCGTCATACCCTTCGCCATGTTCTACTACGAGGGCGACCAGGACAAGTAA